Genomic DNA from Desulfonema ishimotonii:
AGCCGAATCATCGGCAGCGGGCTTCGGCCCGGTCCGCCCCTCAGCCGCAATGCCATTAAGTTAAAGAAAATTTTCTGAAAAAAGTCCCCCTTTTTTAAAGGGGGATTTCAGGGGGATTTCAGGGCGTCGCAAGAAATCCCCCCCGCCCCCCTTTGGAAAAAGGGGGGCGGATTTATCTTAACACATTTTTATGATTCATCTGTAACGGTCTGATTTATAAAAATTTTAAAGGCATTTTATTCAGGCTTTTTTTGCCGGAAGTTTCCGTAGTTCCCCGGTATCCGGGAGTCAACAGGGGTTTCAACTTTATCCGATGTAATATCATCTGGTTATATCGGAGCAGAAAGAAATGCCTCTGTTTCCCGGTCGGAAAAGGGGGAAACTCCCGTCTCTGCGGCTCTTTTCCGCAGGGCGGATGATCCGGATCAGGCAGTTTTCATCGGATTACAGGGAGTTAAAGTTGAAATTCTCCCGAAGCCTTTGAAAACGTGGTTTCACAGATTATTTTGTAAAAAAACCGCTGAATAAAACAAAAGAATTTTTATTGCAAATCAGAGGGTTGGGCTTTAATCATAAAAATGTGTTAACTTAATGGCATTGCCCCTCAGCCGGGGGATTTATTCCCTGGCGGACTGACTACAAAAGCGGAAAAGCCTCTGCCATCCGGCAGGTTATCCGTTCTGAAAACAGGTATGATATTGCACAATATTCCATTTCTGAATTTTCTATGATTTCCAGAACAGTTTCCAAACCTGTTCATCAGTATAACAATTCGTTCAATTTCTCTGCAAGTCCGGCATCCGGGGCTGTAAATCGCACACCATACCGGTACATGCCGTTATCCGCCGCCGTCCTTTTATCAAGAATGGTCACGGGCAGGCCATTGAATCGAATATCACCGCTGTCGAGTGTCAGCAGCCACTCTGCACCGACATCAAGCGGATGTCCAACGGCGATGAGCGCGCCGCCTGCGCTCAGATCCCCTGTGAAGCATTGCAGTGATTGTCCCGATCTTTTTTCAAAAAGCCGCCCTCTGAGCTGGAGCGGAATTCTGACGTGCTGCCTTTGCTCGGACATGCCCGTTAACAGCCGGACGAAACTGTTCATCCGCTCGGACATTCCGCTCATTTGCCGGGAGGCGTTGGCGGTTTGTTCGGCGTGGGTCAGATTCCTTATCATGACCGCCTCTATATTGATCATGGCGGCGTTAATCTGCGCAACGGCCTGCGAGTGTTCTCTGGAAGAGATAATAATCCCGCCGAAGATTTCTCGGATCTGTCCCGAATTGGCCATGACATTTTCAAATGTGTGCTGAACCACTGCCAATGCCTGAAGTCCCCTGTCAATTTCAGCGGTAATCCCCAGGAGCTGATCTGTCGTCCGCATGACGGCCTCCGCAGATTCCGCCGCCAGAGTCCTGACCGCACCCGCGACAATTGAAAACCCGGCCCCCGCTTCTTCGGCCCTGGCCGACTCTATGGCGGCGTTCAGGGCCAGCAGCCTGGTTTGAAACGCTATGGTGTCAATGGTTTTAGCGATATCGTATGCTTTCCGGCTGGCGTTCGTAATATCGTGCATGGATTCGGCCAGCATTTTCAACTGTGCATTCGCCTTTTCCACGATCCCGCCTCCGGCTTCGATCAGCGCGGTGGCCTGGTCCGCACGCTTTCCGTTCATGTTCGTCATGCCTGCCATTTCTACCAGAGACGCAGACGTTTCCCCGATGGATGCCGCCTGTTCGGAAGAACCTTCCGCAAGGGAATGACTGGCCGACAGTACCCGGTTTGAAGCGGACGCCACATGCCCGGATACCGCGGCCAGATCCCGGTTGATCATATTGAGCGGCCTGATGGTTTTGCTGATGCTGATCAGGTTGAAAACCAGTGTCATCAGAATAATAATGACACCGACGCCTGCAATCTTCAATATGAAACGGTCGGATTGTTGTGCCCCGGTCTCCACCTGTCGGATCAGATCGGTTTCAATCTGGCTGATATGTTCCAGCGAGAAAACCACCTGCAACCGGCCGATCGGGTCGCCCTGATCGTCAAATGGATGGGAATATACCAGTGTCTGGCCCCGGACTGCGAAAACAGGCCGGCCCGGGTCATCGTTCAGTCTGTATTTATCCGGCAGCGGTTTGCCCAGATCGGGATTCTCGTCGATATGACGCCCATCTGCCAGAATATTTTCATTTTCATCCAGAAAAAAACCGGATGTAACGGAGTCATACTGTTTCAGTCTGAACAGGATACTGTTCAACGCATCGGGTTCCGCCCCCAGCATGGGATCAAGGGAAACGGACTCGATCAGCTTCATCAGGTTTAAAATCGCATCCCGGTAAACGGTCCGGGTGGTCTCCGATGAGGTTCTGATTTTCAAACCGAGGGTTCGGGTGGCCTGTGTCCCCGCAGCATAAAGGCAGGCAATCGCCACGGAAAAGACAACGGTAACGATGACTGCCGGCACAAAAAGTTTCATTCGCAAACGCATTCAATCCTCCTATAGTGGAAGCCTTTTCGCCAAAATCGGGGGGTGATGGTTTCGTAAAAAGTCCGTTTTATTCATTTTCCGCCGGTAGTGGGCCAGACCTGCTGACGGACCCGGCTTCAGGCCGATAATTCCGATAATTCCGGGGTTCCGTATCTGTTATCAACGGACACTGTACAGGACAAAAAATTACGTAATACTTCAAAACCTATTTAATATCAAACACTTAGGTTATTTTGCCCGAAAGCATAGCATTCAATAATATCAGAATGTTAGCGTTTTTTGTCCTGTACAGTGATCAACGGATTTAATCCACTACCTTTTCCGCCTCATCAGGGTCTGTTGCCGCGAAAGGATGGATGACCATCATATATTAAGGTAAATTTTTTCTTTTGAGAATGAAAATATGTTTTTTCTTCACCAGACCGGTTCAGCCGGGGCCGGGGGTCCGAACCCGCCCTCTGCAGTGATGATATGCCATATTGTCAACGGGCCTTGGCCCGGAAA
This window encodes:
- a CDS encoding methyl-accepting chemotaxis protein, with the protein product MRLRMKLFVPAVIVTVVFSVAIACLYAAGTQATRTLGLKIRTSSETTRTVYRDAILNLMKLIESVSLDPMLGAEPDALNSILFRLKQYDSVTSGFFLDENENILADGRHIDENPDLGKPLPDKYRLNDDPGRPVFAVRGQTLVYSHPFDDQGDPIGRLQVVFSLEHISQIETDLIRQVETGAQQSDRFILKIAGVGVIIILMTLVFNLISISKTIRPLNMINRDLAAVSGHVASASNRVLSASHSLAEGSSEQAASIGETSASLVEMAGMTNMNGKRADQATALIEAGGGIVEKANAQLKMLAESMHDITNASRKAYDIAKTIDTIAFQTRLLALNAAIESARAEEAGAGFSIVAGAVRTLAAESAEAVMRTTDQLLGITAEIDRGLQALAVVQHTFENVMANSGQIREIFGGIIISSREHSQAVAQINAAMINIEAVMIRNLTHAEQTANASRQMSGMSERMNSFVRLLTGMSEQRQHVRIPLQLRGRLFEKRSGQSLQCFTGDLSAGGALIAVGHPLDVGAEWLLTLDSGDIRFNGLPVTILDKRTAADNGMYRYGVRFTAPDAGLAEKLNELLY